AAATCATAGAGAGTATAAAGGTTTGATAATAGATTGTTAATCTTTTTTATTTTTTCATCATCATTTATTCCATATTTCCTATAAATACTTTTGATGTCAATAAACTGTAAAAAATCTACATTCACATTTTGGTAAAAGATAAGTTTAAAATCCTTCTCTCTTATATATGTTTCTATTTCATTTAGCTGTCCACCACATGCATCTTTAAGACTTGAAAGGCTATTTTTGAAGAGTTTTAGTTCAATTTCTAAAATTTGGTTGTTATCTCTTTCAGAGTCAGTCTTTTCTCTTCTATATATATGCTCTGCGATTTTGAAACCTCCATATATTGCTATTATGTTTATAATAATTGATAAAATTAGAGAAAGCCAATCAAACCAATTTGGGGAAGAAGCTTCGGCAAATTGCCCGAATTGAAAGTTAAAAATTGAACCCATATCTATAGTAAATTTTAGTGGAACAATAAAAAAATCCCAACCTTTCGATTGGGATTTTAAATATAGTAAATAAAACGATTACTTTCTTTTTATCACTTTTTCGGCAGCAGCTATTATAGCATCGCTGTTCAATTTGTATTTTTCCATTAGTTGTGCAGGTGTTCCACTTTCGCCAAAACTATCTTGTACGGCAACAAATTCTTGCGGTGTGGGGTTGTTAGTAGCCAGTGTACGTGCTACACTTTCGCCAAGCCCACCTAGTATATTGTGTTCTTCGGCAGTAACAATACATCCTGTTTTAGCCACTGATTTTAGTACGATTTCCTCATCTAGTGGTTTAATAGTATGTATGTTAATTACTTCGGCAGTTATACCTTTAGCCTCTAAAGCTTCGGCAGCTATAAGCGCCTCCCATACTAAATGCCCTGTGGCTACTATAGTAACATCGTTACCCTCGTTAAGTAATATACCTTTACCAATTTCAAAAGTACCATTCTCTGGTGTAAAGTTGGCTACCGACGGACGACCAAAACGTAGGTAAACAGGACCATCATGTTCTGCTATTGCAATAGTGGCTGCTTTGGTTTGGTTGTAATCGCAGGTATTAATAACCGTCATGCTGGGTAGCATTTTCATCAAACCAATATCTTCTAATATTTGGTGTGTAGCACCGTCCTCGCCAAGTGTTAACCCTGCATGCGATGCACATATTTTTACGTTTTTACCACTATACGCAACCGATTGACGAATCTGGTCGTAAACCCTACCTGTAGAGAAGTTGGCAAAAGTACCAGTAAACGGTATTTTGCCACCTATAGTCATACCCGCAGCCATACCTATCATGTTCGCTTCGGCAATACCTACTTGGAAGAAACGCTCAGGGTGATTCTTTTTAAAATCGTCCATTTTAAGCGACCCGATAAGGTCGGCGCAAAGTGCTACTACATTTTCGTTGGTTTGCCCCAGCTCGGTTAAACCTGCTCCAAAACCAGAGCGTGTATCTTTATTTCCTGTATTTGTATATTTTTTCATTTTTTTAAAGAATTGAGATTTTAGTAGCTAGAATTTACAGAAATCTAATATCAAATCCAGCCTCTATTATCACTATTTAATAATCGCCTAAAGTTTCTGCATTTTGTGCCAATGCTTTTTCAAGCTGCTCATCGTTAGGTGCTTTACCGTGCCATGCATGGGTATGCATCATAAAATCAACACCGTTACCCATTTCAGTATGTAGTAGTATACAAACAGGCTTTCCTTTTCCAGTTTTTGCTTTAGCCTCAGTTAGTCCAGCAATAATGGCATCCATGTTATTGCCCTCCTTAATTTCCAGTACATCCCAATCAAAAGCCTCAAATTTTGCTTTAAGGCTTCCCATGTTTAAAACCTCGTCTGTAGGACCATCAATTTGCTTCCCGTTAAGGTCTATAGTGGCAATTAAGTTATCTACTTTATAAGCCGATGCATACATAATGGCTTCCCAGTTTTGACCTTCCTGTAATTCGCCATCACCATGTAGGCTATAAACAAGATGACTATCGTTATTTAGTTTTTT
The Flavobacterium litorale genome window above contains:
- a CDS encoding transketolase; translated protein: MKPNTQQLNDLTTQVRRDILRMVHAVNSGHPGGSLGCTEFMVALYQNIMQRKEGFDMDGINEDVFFLSNGHISPVFYSVLARSGYFPVSELATFRLLDSRLQGHPTTHEGLPGIRVASGSLGQGMSVAIGTAQTKKLNNDSHLVYSLHGDGELQEGQNWEAIMYASAYKVDNLIATIDLNGKQIDGPTDEVLNMGSLKAKFEAFDWDVLEIKEGNNMDAIIAGLTEAKAKTGKGKPVCILLHTEMGNGVDFMMHTHAWHGKAPNDEQLEKALAQNAETLGDY
- a CDS encoding transketolase family protein, yielding MKKYTNTGNKDTRSGFGAGLTELGQTNENVVALCADLIGSLKMDDFKKNHPERFFQVGIAEANMIGMAAGMTIGGKIPFTGTFANFSTGRVYDQIRQSVAYSGKNVKICASHAGLTLGEDGATHQILEDIGLMKMLPSMTVINTCDYNQTKAATIAIAEHDGPVYLRFGRPSVANFTPENGTFEIGKGILLNEGNDVTIVATGHLVWEALIAAEALEAKGITAEVINIHTIKPLDEEIVLKSVAKTGCIVTAEEHNILGGLGESVARTLATNNPTPQEFVAVQDSFGESGTPAQLMEKYKLNSDAIIAAAEKVIKRK